The following nucleotide sequence is from Thioalkalivibrio sp. XN279.
CTTGAGCAGCGCCAACGCCTCGTCCAGCTTTCCCTGGCGCCGCTTCAGCCGCGCCAGCTCCAGCTGCATCGCCGGATGCGCCGGGTCGATCTGCCGCGCCTGCTCCAGCGCCGTGGCCGCGGCGTCCAGCCGGCCGGCCTGCTCATGGATGCCGGCGATTTCCACCCAGGCCTCGATTTCCATGGGATCCAGCGCCAGCGCCTTGTGCAAGGCGTCCAGCGCCTGCTCGTTGTCATTGCGCTCATGCAACAGGGCGCCGCGATAGAGCCACGCCAGCGGATGATTCTCGTCCATGCGAATGGCGTGCTCGAAATACTGCATGGCCTTGCCCAGTTCGCCGCGCAGGTGCAGTGCCAGGCCGGCATTGAGCAGCGCATCGAGATTGTACGGCTCACGCTTGAGGACCGACTCGAGGCAAAACAGCGCCGGATCGACCTGGTCGGCCAACAGCAGGGAGATGCCGAGATTGAGCTCGGCCACGACGCAGCCGGGCGCGAGCTCGACGGCCCGGCGGTAAGCCTTGATGGCCTCCTCCAGCCCGCCCGTCGCCCGTAACACCAGCCCGAGGTTGGCCCAGGCTTCCGGGTAGTTGTCACGCAGTTCCACCGCCTTGCGCAGCGCGGAAACAGCCTGCAACGACTGGCCCGCATTGTGGAGCGCCCGGGCGAGATGATTGTGCGCCGTGGGGAGCTTCGGGTCCGCCTCGAGGGCCAGCGTGCATTCCATCAATGCGCGTTCCGGGTCCCCCTGCAGCAGCGCGATCACCGAACGGCTCACATGAGCTTCGGGATCGCGCCCGGCGGCCAGCTCCCGGCTCACCGCCATGGCCTGCTCGCGCCGCTGTTCGCCGAGGCACAACTCGCGCAGGCGCACGGCGCAGCCGGGATCGGCGCTGAAGCGCTCCAGCAGTGCCGCGGCTTCCGCGCTGCGGCCGGCTGCGATCAGCTGGTTGGCTTCGTCCAGGGCGGGGTTTACAGGCATTTCTTGCGGTCCGGTCCGTAAAGAGGCGACGTGCCGGCCGATATTGTCGGCCAACACGTCGCGGAATACGACCCGCTCAGGCTCGCGCGGGCTGGACGCTACGGCACCTCGATCGCGCCGATATCGCCGCGGACACCTGCAGGCCGCGGCACGCCGCGCTGGTCGATCGCCGCGAGCTCGGCAAACAGGCGCTGCTGCCTGGCGAGCAGCAGCGTGATGCCGGGGTTCTCTGCCAGCGGGCCGGACGAGAACAGGGCATCCCACGCAGCGTCGCCGAGGGTCTCCGGTCCCATGCCCGGGACCTGCGCCTCGAGCAATGCGGCGTCGAGGCGATGCCAGAACTCGATGTACGGATAGTTGTAGAGTTCGCGCGGCCAGGTCACTGCCGGGCCGAACCAGTGCGTGTCGGCCAGCGTGAGTATCGGCTGGCCGGCCGGGTCCAGGTAAGGCTGCAAGCCCGGCGCCGCCGGATCGATATCGACCGCGCCGAGCAAATTCTCGAACTCGCTGCGGAACTGGCTGGCAAAGCCAGGCAGGCCGAACCGGGTTTCTATCCTCGCCAGCATGATGGCGAGGAAATTGTCCACTGCACCCGGTGCCACTGCGTACTCGCCTACGATCTCATCCAGCCCGTAGCTTCCGGTCGGGACCTGGTTCAGGGCCAGGTCCCAGGGCCGATAATGCAGCACCGCGTAGTCCGGCGCATCCACACCCACGGAGCGAATGACATCGGAGCGCACGATGCCCGAGGGCCGCTCCACGACTGCGTCGAGTTCCACCCCGTCCATGTCGCCAACCTGCGGATAATGCCGGCGCGACAGCGAGGCCCACGTCGGCTCGCCGACCGGGACCAGCATCTGGCTGAAATCGATCACGCCGATGCGGTTGTAGCCGAGGCTGCGGAAGTAGAAGGCGGAGCCGGTGAATACGTCGTGCGCATAGCTCGTGCCGCCGATCTCGTGCACCGTGTTGCCGGCGATGATGGAATGGCCGATGAAGATGTCCTCGATGCCGTGGGCATTGCCGATGGTCGCAGCCACGCCGCCGGCGAGGTTGCGCTTGCCGAGGTCGTCCGTGCGCGCAACGCCGTACACCTCGTTCTCGACCACGGTCACCGCCTCGAGCGCCAGGTAGCCATTCGAGACGTACACCCCGCCGCCGCGCCAGTAGCCGGTGGCGAGCACGAAGGGCGGCAGCCCCGGCGCCGGCTCGACCAGGTTCTGCGCCACGGTGGTGTTGCGCACATGCAGCAGGTTTCGCTTCCCGATGCCGCCACCATCGGAGTAGATGCCGCCGCCGTAAGTGAACAGCCCGCTGATGCGGTTGCCGGTGACCGCCGAGGTCTCGATCAGGGAAGTGTCTGACGCGACGTCCCGGCCGCCGACGGAGAACACGCCACCGCCGGCGGCGCCGCCGCCGAGCACCGAGTTGCCGCTCACCACGCAGCGCTCCATGGTGACGATGTCCGCGTAGACGCCGCCGCCGAACGCACCCCGGTCCCGCGACGGGTCGAAATCGCCCTGCACGTGGTTGTCGTAGATGCGGCAATCGCTCAGCCGTGCGCGGCCCCAGACGGCGACGCCGCCGCCCCGGGCCAGCGTCCAGGGCTGGTCGTCCGGGTTGCCGGTCGAGATGTCCTCGGCGATGTTGACGCCGCCCGTGATGGAGACGTTGCGCAGCGTGAGGTCGCCGTAGACTGCCAGTACCCGCGCCGGATCCAGGGTCCCGCCAGTCCAGGCGATGGTGATTCCGGACGCCAGGCTGGAGGCGTCGATGACGACGCTCTTGCGCGCATAGAGGGCCGAGCGGCCGTAATCTCGCTCGAAGTAGCCGACGAGATAGGAGACCGGACCACTCGGCTCGTCCCGGATGCCCATCACCTCGCCCTTGAGGATGCTGTGTGCCTCGCCGACGATGGTGAGCTCGATGGTGCCGCCGTCGAGCGCCGGGTCGAAGCGGATCGCCTGGCCGCTGGGAGCCTGCGCGAGCGCTGTCCGCAAGGTCGTGGCGCCGGCAGGCGCCGTGTCGTCGTCCAGCAAGGTGTCGACGACCAGTGCCGAGGAGGAGACGCCGCCGCTCCCGCCGCCGCCACAGGCAGGCAGCGTGGCAACTGACAGGGCGACTCCGGCGACCGCGATCCAGGCGAGAAAACGTTGTTGCTTGTACATGGGCGAGCCTCTCTAGGGAGAGATGTTCCCTGCAGATGTCTTAGAACACCCAGCGCCATCGCGCAATCCGGACTATTCCTGAGGTGGACTCGAGTTATCTGACCTAATGCACTGATATTACATAACACTTTCTGACTTGGAGGACCCGCAGGGCGCCCAGTTACACGTCGCCAGCGGCGCCCAGCAAGACGGCCACGGCAAGCCGTGCGAAGCCTGCGGCGCCCGGCACCCCGCGCCCCGCGCTAAGACAATCTTCTTCAGCATCACGCCTACTCCAGGCCACGAATCGGCCGCAGTTGCTCCCAGGCATCCCACTGCATAAAGTGGCGGCACCCGCACCCGCACCCGCCACCGGACGCCGCCCCATGAGCGAAAAGCTCGAGCAAGCCGCCTTCCTCATCCTGCTCGCCCTGGTCACAGGCGTGTTCCTTTGGCTGCTCAAGCCCTTCTTCGCGCCGCTGCTATGGGCGTGCATCATCGCTGTGCTATTCCACCCGATGCAGCTCTGGCTCGAGCAACGCTGGGGCCAACGTCCGAACACCACCGCCCTCACCACGCTATTCGCCTGCGTCGTGCTGGTGGTCATACCGGTGCTCCTGCTGCTGTTCTCTTTCCTGCAGCAGGGCCTGTCCGTCTTCGAGCAGATCCAGGCCGGCGAGCTCCAGCCCGGCAAGTACATCGACCAGGTGCGAAACGCCTTCCCTGTGCTGCAGGGCCTCCTCGAGCGCTTCGACATCGACATGAGCACGGTGCGCGACCGGGCCGCCAGCGCTGCAGTCGCCGCCAGCCAGTTCCTCGCGCGCAATGCGCTGGCGGTCGGCCAGGGCACTTTTGGCTTCGTGCTCAAGCTGGCGTTGATGCTCTACGTGGCGTATTTCCTGCTGCGCGACGGGCGCAAGCTGGTGGAGCAGCTGGTGCATGCCATCCCCCTGGGCGACGAGCGTGAGCGGCTGCTGTTCCAGAAGTTCGCCGAAGTTGCGCGAGCCACCGTGAAAGGCAATCTCCTGGTCGCCCTGGTGCAGGGCATGCTCGGCGGCCTGATCTTCTGGATCCTCGGCCTGCCCGCAGCGCTGCTCTGGGGCGTGGTGATGACGGTGCTGTCGCTCATCCCCGCCGTGGGCGCGGGGCTCGTGTGGTTGCCGGCGGCGATCTATCTCTACGCCGTCGGCGACTGGATCGCCGCCACGGTGCTGATCGCCTACGGCGTGCTGATCATAGGCCTGGCCGACAATATCCTGCGCCCGCTGCTGGTGGGCCGTGACACCAAGCTACCCGACTGGATGGTGCTGCTGTCCACCCTGGGCGGCATCGCCATGGCAGGCATCAACGGCTTCGTGGTCGGGCCGTTGATTGCCGTGCTGTTCGTCGCCTTCTGGCAGATCTTCAGCCGGGAGTTCAATCCGCAGCGCGAGACGCCTGCGGAAGCGACGGAGAAATCCGACTAGGCGGCCCCGATCACCAGCCAGAGCTGGAAAGCCAGCACCAGGCCGGTGCTCAGCACCCCGGCCACGGGCAGCCACACCGGCAGTCGCAGTCCTGCGCCGTCCCAATCCGGATCGCGGCGCTTGATCACCCACAACGCCACGTTCAACGACCCGAACACCAGCAGGATGATCGCGCTGGTGACCTTCGCCAGCGTGGTCAGTGGGAACAGCACCGCCAGCAGCATGATCACCGCCGTGATCAGCGCTGTGGCCCTGAGGGGCGTACGCGTCCGCGGACTGACTTTGGCGAGCCACGCCGGTGCCGGCGCTCCCGCGTCCCGCGCCATGCCATAGACCACGCGCGAGGCCATGATGATCTGCACCAGCGCCCCGTTCAGCCCGGTGAGCAGGCTGACGATGCCGAGACCCGTGGTTGAGTACCAGCCGTGCCCTTCGACCATCGCCGCCACCGGGGTGTTGCTCTCGGCCAGCGCCATCGGGCCGATCGAAGCCACTGCGACCAGCGCGACCACGACGTAGAGCACGATGGTGAGGAGCAGGCTGATGACGATGGCGCGCGGGAGAGTCCGGCGGGCGTCCTTGACCTCCTCCGCCATGGTCGCCATGTCCTCGAAACCGATGAAGGCGTAGAAGGCCAGGAAGGCGCCGGAGAAGATGCCGACCCACGCCGTCGCTTCGAGCGGCGGCATGAATTCCCGCCACTGCCGGGCGACATCGACCAGGTCCGCCTCGGCCACCACGCCCGCATACAGCAGTGCGCCCACCTCGATCAGCGTGATGACGGAGACCACCGCAACCGACTTGCCGATGCCCCACGCGGCTACCGCGCCCATGCCCATAACCAGCAAGACGATCGCCGGTCTCTCGGGCACCACGACGAAATCCTGCAGGAATCCCACCGTCGCCACGGCCAGCGCCGCGGCCGACACCACGCCAGTGAGGATCATCAGCACCCCCACCGTGCGGGCGAGCCAGTCGCGACCGAAGCCCTCCTTGATGTAGCGCACCGGCCCCGAACTGTCAGGGTAGCGCGAGGCGAGTTCCGCGATGGCGAGGCCGCTGAGCAGGGCCAGCACCCCCGAGCACAGCATGGCAACGGGGGCAAACAGCGCCGCCTCGCCCGCCACCTTGCCCATCAGCGCATAGAATCCCCCGCCCACCATGGTCCCGAGTCCGTACAGGACGAGGAACGGCAACGTGACGATGCGCTTCAGCTGCGATTGTCGTGTCATCGCACTCCAAGCATAGTCGTTGAATTCATCTACTAGACTTGGGGCGAGGAAGCAGAACACCGAGACCGATGAGCAAGCGACGTTTCGTCATCCAGAAACACGACGCCTCCAGCCTGCACTACGACTTCCGGCTGGAATTCGGTGGCGCGCTGGTGTCCTGGGCCGTGCCGAAGGGCCTGTCCACTGACCCCCGCGACAAGCGCCTGGCGATCCAGGTCGAGGACCACAAGCTCGATTACATCGACTTCGAGGGCGTGATCCCCGAGGGCGAGTATGGCGCGGGCACGGTGCTCGTATGGGACACCGGCACCTACCGCAACCTGCGCGCGGGCAAAGGCGGCGACAACACGGGCATGGAGGATGCCCTGGAGGATGGCCTCCTCGAGATCTGGCTCGAGGGCAAGAAATTGCGCGGCGGTTACGCCCTGAAGCGCATCGAGGGCGGCAAGAAGCCGAAGTGGCTGGTCATCAAGATGGACGACGAGGAAGCCGATGCCCGCCGCAAGCCGACCAGCTCGGAGCCGAAGTCGGTCCTCACGGGCCGGACGCTGAAACAGGTCGAGGCGGCCGCCGAAGATGAGTGAATGGCGCGACAGGCTGTCGGATGAAGAGCGCGGGAAAGTCCGTCGCAAGGCGCTGCCCGACTGGACTGCGCCCATGCTCGCGACCTTGACCAAGAAACGCTTCTCCTCACCGGACTGGATCTACGAGCGCAAACTCGACGGCGAACGCTGCCTGGCCTTCCGCAGCGGGCGCAAGACGCGTCTGCTGTCACGCAACCAACGTGACCTGGCAGATACCTATCCCGAGCTCATTGAGGCGCTGGACACCCAGGTGCCGAGCGGCACGATCGTGGACGGCGAGGTCGTGGCCTTCGACGGCGACGTCACGAGCTTCTCGCGCCTGCAGCAGCGACTCGGCATCACCGATCCCGAAGAGGCCAGCCAAAGCGACGTGAAGGTCTACCTCTATCTCTTCGACGTGCTCCACCTGGAAGGCTACGACGTCACCGCCCTGCCCCTGCGCACCCGCAAGGCGCTGCTGCGGAACTGCACGAAGTTCGCCGACCCACTGCGCTTCACGGCCCACCGCAACGAGTCGGGCGAAGCCTACTACGCAGAAGCCTGCGACAAGGGTTGGGAAGGGGTGATCGCCAAGCGCGCGGACGCAGCCTACGTGCATCATCGCTCGCGGGACTGGCTGAAGTTCAAGTGCGT
It contains:
- a CDS encoding AI-2E family transporter; translation: MSEKLEQAAFLILLALVTGVFLWLLKPFFAPLLWACIIAVLFHPMQLWLEQRWGQRPNTTALTTLFACVVLVVIPVLLLLFSFLQQGLSVFEQIQAGELQPGKYIDQVRNAFPVLQGLLERFDIDMSTVRDRAASAAVAASQFLARNALAVGQGTFGFVLKLALMLYVAYFLLRDGRKLVEQLVHAIPLGDERERLLFQKFAEVARATVKGNLLVALVQGMLGGLIFWILGLPAALLWGVVMTVLSLIPAVGAGLVWLPAAIYLYAVGDWIAATVLIAYGVLIIGLADNILRPLLVGRDTKLPDWMVLLSTLGGIAMAGINGFVVGPLIAVLFVAFWQIFSREFNPQRETPAEATEKSD
- the ligD gene encoding non-homologous end-joining DNA ligase, yielding MSEWRDRLSDEERGKVRRKALPDWTAPMLATLTKKRFSSPDWIYERKLDGERCLAFRSGRKTRLLSRNQRDLADTYPELIEALDTQVPSGTIVDGEVVAFDGDVTSFSRLQQRLGITDPEEASQSDVKVYLYLFDVLHLEGYDVTALPLRTRKALLRNCTKFADPLRFTAHRNESGEAYYAEACDKGWEGVIAKRADAAYVHHRSRDWLKFKCVDRQEFVVAGYTDPKGSRNGFGALLLGYYEGKDLVYAGKVGTGFDDELLESLAKRLQSLARKTCPFKASPRHAGSGTHWVTPKLVAEIAFTEWTGDGRLRHPRFVGLRHDKPAGKVVREEPA
- a CDS encoding APC family permease, translating into MTRQSQLKRIVTLPFLVLYGLGTMVGGGFYALMGKVAGEAALFAPVAMLCSGVLALLSGLAIAELASRYPDSSGPVRYIKEGFGRDWLARTVGVLMILTGVVSAAALAVATVGFLQDFVVVPERPAIVLLVMGMGAVAAWGIGKSVAVVSVITLIEVGALLYAGVVAEADLVDVARQWREFMPPLEATAWVGIFSGAFLAFYAFIGFEDMATMAEEVKDARRTLPRAIVISLLLTIVLYVVVALVAVASIGPMALAESNTPVAAMVEGHGWYSTTGLGIVSLLTGLNGALVQIIMASRVVYGMARDAGAPAPAWLAKVSPRTRTPLRATALITAVIMLLAVLFPLTTLAKVTSAIILLVFGSLNVALWVIKRRDPDWDGAGLRLPVWLPVAGVLSTGLVLAFQLWLVIGAA
- a CDS encoding DNA polymerase ligase N-terminal domain-containing protein; the encoded protein is MSKRRFVIQKHDASSLHYDFRLEFGGALVSWAVPKGLSTDPRDKRLAIQVEDHKLDYIDFEGVIPEGEYGAGTVLVWDTGTYRNLRAGKGGDNTGMEDALEDGLLEIWLEGKKLRGGYALKRIEGGKKPKWLVIKMDDEEADARRKPTSSEPKSVLTGRTLKQVEAAAEDE